From the genome of Cryptococcus neoformans var. neoformans B-3501A chromosome 1, whole genome shotgun sequence, one region includes:
- a CDS encoding hypothetical protein (Match to ESTs gb|CF187325.1|CF187325, gb|CF192239.1|CF192239), whose product MADCITIAPELSFKDQITELAAHLSRSLPNADNQVAVKEFVQGYEAQVDTEEGRGDVEDAKKKQVVKSIVDKFVELKGGLEAAKESEVESSHFLLQHVLSTTFDQASEEYAQAVKDVNEAVKKGAQETTKITRAEAASRVLKNTYNFLPSNSPIRPSTLLSLMSLLASTLDLSALPLPTSTLLPALSSWSIPSSEKVSFLTTASGLYQSTGNLAKALELLTLALKESVEPTVVERAVLLALAVPNKFELDDVLAVQGVKEQLGKVQGVVELFEGDEVEAIEKGKKWTAENVSLIEGAGIPGFTSETVLRKLRLIALVALCTKSETRQLEYAPIAKALAIEESEVETWVIDAVRSKLIVARISQPQSLIRIHSISSITASSRRFGPSEWQLLEKRLEQWKKSVNEARQVVEEAETVAQQGLGQQRRGGKRREEKKEKEDKEEQE is encoded by the exons ATGGCCGACTGCATAACCATAGCTCCAGAGCTCTCCTTCAAGGACCAG ATCACAGAGCTCGCTGCTCACCTTTCTAGGTCATTGCCCAATGCCGACAACCAAGTCGCCGTGAAGGAGTTTGTGCAGGGATACGAAGCCCAGGTGGACAcagaggaagggaggggtgatgtggaagacgcgaagaagaagcaggtCGTGAAGAGCATTGTGGACAAGTTTGTCGAGTTGAAGGGTGGGCTTGAGGCTGCCAAGGAGTCTG AGGTCGAGAGCTCTCACTTCTTATTACAACATGTCCTTTCAACCACTTTTGACCAGGCGTCAGAGGAGTATGCTCAGGCGGTTAAGGATGTCAATGAGGCTGTTAAGAAGGGCGCGCAGGAGACCACCAAGATCACAAGGGCCGAGGCTGCTTCCCGAGT TCTCAAAAACACCTAcaacttccttccctcAAACTCTCCTATCCGACCTtccactcttctctctttgatgtccctcctcgcctccACTCTTGACTTATctgctcttcccctccccaCATCTACCCTCCTCCCCGCTCTCTCTTCATGGTCCATCCCCTCTTCCGAAAAGGTGTCTTTCCTCACGACTGCCTCTGGCCTTTATCAATCCACCGGCAACCTCGCCAAGGCGCTTGAGCTTCTCACCCTTGCTTTGAAGGAGTCTGTCGAGCCCACTGTTGTGGAGAGGGCTGTTTTGCTCGCTTTAGCTGTCCCTAACAAGTTCGAATTGGACGATGTGCTTGCCGTGCAGGGCGTCAAGGAACAGCTTGGGAAGGTCCAGGGTGTGGTCGAGTTGTTTGAGGGTGACGAGGTTGAGGCTAtcgagaagggaaagaagtgGACGGCGGAGAACGTTTCTTTGATCGAGGGTGCTG GTATTCCCGGATTCACTTCCGAGACAGTCTTGAGAAAACTCCGACTTATTGCCCTTGTTGCTCTTTGCACCAAGAGCGAGACCCGTCAACTCGAATACGCGCCCATCGCCAAGGCTTTGGCTATTGAAGAGTCCGAAGTTGAGACTTGGGTCATTGACG CCGTCCGATCAAAGCTCATTGTCGCCCGAATTTCCCAACCCCAATCGCTTATCCGCATCcattccatttcctccatcACCGCCTCCTCCCGTCGCTTTGGCCCTAGTGAATGGCAGCTGCTCGAAAAGCGATTGGagcagtggaagaagagcgtgAACGAGGCCAGACaggttgttgaggaggcTGAAACTGTCGCCCAGCAAGGTTTGGGACAGCAGAGgaggggaggaaagaggagagaggagaagaaggagaaggaggacaaggaggagcaggagtaA
- a CDS encoding hypothetical protein (HMMPfam hit to KE2, KE2 family protein, score: 48.3, E(): 2.1e-11): MPPKAPTDAQEASVIFQRYRTELQNLAQKIGELESEMDEYSLVLSTLHPLKSSEPSRTCYRLIGGTLVKRSVQDVVPTLETTHSGIKEVLDSLVKSYQEKEKEFDAWRKEAGVQMPR, from the exons ATGCCCCCCAAGGCTCCTACAGACGCCCAGGAGGCCtccgtcatcttccaacgATACAGAACCGAGCTCCAAAATCTTGCTCAGAAGATCGGGGAGCTGGAATCGGAGATGGACGAATACTC CTTGGTCCTCTCTACCCTTCACCCATTAAAATCATCCGAACCATCACGTACATGCTACCGTCTTATAGGCGGCACCCTCGTCAAGCGCTCCGTGCAAGATGTCGTGCCGACCTTGGAGACGACACATTCTGGTATCAAGGAAGTATTAGATTCGTTGGTCAAGAGCTAtcaagagaaggaaaaggagttTGATGcgtggaggaaggaggcggGTGTCCAG ATGCCTAGATGA